The genome window GGCGTTTTAACTTCTTCAGGAGTCATAAGTTTACCTAAGTACAAAGCAGAAAAACAATCGGCAGCATAAATATAGCAAAAAAACAATTATTCATTGAAATAGTAAAGCCGTATTTTCAAAATGCGGCTTTTCTTTTGTTCCAGCTTAAGTTCATCCTCACATCATAATTTTTTTCCTAGATTCCTATTTTGTGCTCCCTTTTAGTGACATAAAAAAGGCGCTCCCGTCTAGTTATGGATAATCCCTAGAGATTAAGCGGAATTACTCATATAACATTATTTTTGTCCTTTTATTTTAAAATTCTGTCCTTTAGGAATATAATTGCAGGACATCCGGATGAGGATTATTGGGATTATTAAATTCAAAGAAATACTCTAATTGCCATTTTTGCGTATTAATAGCTTGTTTATTAGTAGGTTTATCCCATAGAGGGTAAACTCTCATGGCCATTTTTCCTTTGGTAGTAGCCGTTTTAAGAATATTATGTTTCAAGAGTACTTCCTTTGGAAAAACAAATTGTCCCAATCTATTTCCACTAGCAAATGTATTAATTACCAATAAATCAGTCGCTTTGTCACATGAAAAGGCTTGGTTTTTATTAGCATCATCTTTTTCCCAGAAGGCAACAAACTGACCTACCTTATTGGGGGTAGTTTTTGCCACTCTAAATCTAACAGATTTTGAATTCAGCTGAAATATTCCGGCCCCATAATCAGAATTTTGAGCTTCTTCTTGGATAGATTTTATAATAAAATGATTTGGTTCATAAAAATTTTCTTTTACAAAGGATAAGGCTTTATAAAATTCATTCACTATGTATTTCCCCCATATATTTATTGTTACAATCCTTTTTATTCACTTTTATTTTGAATTTGTTATCAGTAATTTTCTAATATTAGCAATTGGATTATATCATGTTGAACAACTTGATGGAACATATATTCTCTTTTGTGGAAATTAGCTTACATATATTTGCAAACTGTCCCTATTATTTAAGGAAAGTTTCTGTTGCTTCAATCCCTACTGCAAATTCTAAATGGAGAAATTTAATATAAGATCAAGGTAGATTCTAATAGAGCTATTTGAGGAGCCAGGATAAATTGATTTTCTCGTAAATAGTCGAATAGAAGGAAGAAGAGAGGCTTTTTTTGATTTTTCATCTGTTTAGCAAGGCTGAGGGGGGATTATTTAAAACTAATAAAGCCCAATCAATTATACGAAATCACGTTAGTATCTCCGTATAATTGCCGGGCTTTATTGGGGGTGGCTTATCGCGTCTTTCTTTAGGGTAGTTATTTATTTAGCATGATCTCTTCCAGTTCATCTAGCATTTGATTAGCTGCGATAACCCCGCCTGCTGTATTCCATACTGCATCGCTTACTTCATAAGCATTTCCTTTTTTGACCACATCTAGGTTCTTCCACAGGGAGTCGCTTGTCCATTCTTTTGCTGTATCTAAGGCTTTTTGGTCATCTTGTGGAGCATAGGTAAAGTAGAAAAGGATATCTGCATCCATTTTCGGAATAGCCTCTTTTCCTACTTCAATAGCAAGATTACCAAGCTGATTATCAGCAGTGAAAAGTGATTTTTGCTGTTTGGCACGTTTGAATCCTAATTCATCCAAAATTACACCTGAAAAGGAGTCTGTATAATATATCCGGGAAGTTCCAGCCATAAATCGAACCACAGAAACTTCTTGATTCACTTTATCCCCTAATTTTTCTTTTACTTCTGCAACATGGTCTGCAAATGCACTAAGCACTTTTTTCCCTTCTTCTTCTTTGTTCAGTGCTTTTGCATATAATTCAAAGTTATCCTTCCAATCACCTCTTAAAGTTTCGGAAAAAACAGTTGGAGCGATAGCGCGTAGTTTGTCATAGATAGCTTCTTGGCGTATTTTTGTCCCGATAATTAGGTCTGGTTTTAATGAAGCGATTTTTTCTACATTTACTTCATGTTCTACTCCAACTACTTCCACACCATCCATATCTTTTTTGATGTGATCGTACCATGGATTTCCCAGCCATGATTGGACGGCCCCAACTGGCTTAATCCCTAAAGCAAGAAGTGCTTCTGTTCCTTCATTCGTCAATACGACAACACGCTTTGGTGTCCCTTTAATTTCCGTTTTTCCCATTGCATGTTCAATCGTATAAGGTTTATTATCCGATGTGTTTGTATCGCTGGAGGTTTCTTTATTTCCTGATACTTCTTTTTCGTTATTTCCGCATCCCGCCAGCACAACAAATATAATGACCAACAGTGATACCAGCATTGGAGTAAATCGTTTTTGTTGAAAATATGTAAGCATATTTTCCTCCCCTTTTTTATTTGATAATGATTTTCAATAACAATTAGATAATATTTTATAATGAAAAATATGTCAATCATTAATTGAAAATGATTCTCATAGTCATTGACAGTCCCTATGACTTCTCCTAAACTAAAAATAGAAACTATTAGAGAGGGAAAACTACATGTTACTATTGAATAACAGAAGGAGAATCATTGGGCTTATTATTGGTTTACTATTATTATGTACTATTTTCATTTTTAGTATTGTACTAGGTTACGCCGATACGAGCTTTAAGACAGCCGTACAAGCTTTTCAGCAGTTCAATGGTTCGAATGAGCATATTATTATTAAAGAAGTTCGCCTTCCTAGAGCATTAATTGGAACTATCGTTGGCAGCAGTTTAGCGATTACAGGGGCTTTATTACAGGCACTGACTAAAAATCCATTGGCTTCTCCGGATATACTGGGCATTAATTCAGGAGCCAGTTTTTTTGTCATTATAGGACTTTTCTTTTTTTCTATTAATTCATTACAAGCATTTGCTTGGCTTGCCTTTTTAGGTGCAGCCGCCGCTGGATTTATTGTTTATTTTCTAGGATCTTTAGGTAATGAAGGACTGACACCAATAAAATTAACACTAGCCGGCGCAGCCATGGCAGCCATGTTTTCTTCGTTTGCTCATGGATTTTTAGTCATGAATGAATCAGCCTTAGAAGAAGTTTTATTTTGGATGGCTGGTTCCGTCCAAGGAAGAAGCTTGGAGATTTTATTTTCTGTTCTACCTTATATGATTATCGGAACTTTGCTAGCATTTTTAATTTCTAATAAAATGAATGTTTATAGCATGGGAGAGGATGTAGCAAGAGGACTTGGCCAGCGTACAGGTGCTGTCAAATTGCTGATTGGCATCTCGGTTATCCTGCTTTCGGGCTCGTCGGTTGCAGTAGCTGGTCCCATTGGCTTTATTGGTATCGTTGTTCCCCATATAGTAAAATGGCTGGTCGGTAATGACTACCGCTGGATACTACCTTTTTGCGGAATTACAGGAGGAATCTTGTTATTGTTAGCCGATATTGGTGCTCGATTTATCATTATGCCCCAAGAAGTACCTGTTGGCATAATGACTGCTATCATTGGCACCCCTTTCTTTATATACATAGCACGAAATGGAGGAAAGTCCTCATGAAGAAATATTTATCGCTTAGAACAGCCAATGACAAGGTTTCCTTTTTAGTGGATCGTAGAGCATTATTCCTTACATCTATATTCTTTATCATTCTGCTAGTAGCTTTTTTCATAAGTGCAGGTATTGGAGAAGATTACATTTCTCCTTGGCAGATCATAAGCATTTTATCTGGGCAAGGTTCGGATTTTGACACTTTAATTGTCCAGTCTTTCCGAATGCCGCGAATTCTCTTAGCTATATTGGTGGGGATGAGTTTAGCAGTTGCTGGAGCTATAATACAAGCTGTTGTACGAAACCCTTTGGCTTCTCCTGATATTATTGGAATTACAGGTGGTGCCTCAGTAGCTATTGTCCTATTTTTGGCTTTATTTAGTGACATGAATCATTCATTAACGATAAGCATTAATTGGATGCCTTTAGCAGCTTTTATCGGGGCAGCTTTCGTAGCATTTCTACTATATGTACTTGCATGGAAAAAAGGTGTTTCACCTGTACGTCTCGTCCTAGTTGGAATTGGTTTATGGTCGTTAACAAAGGCATTGACCAACTTGTTCATGATCTTAGGGCCAATTTATCAGGCTAGTCAAGCGAATATTTGGCTTACTGGTTCTGTTAGTACTGCCGATTGGAAAAAG of Niallia circulans contains these proteins:
- a CDS encoding MepB family protein, which encodes MNEFYKALSFVKENFYEPNHFIIKSIQEEAQNSDYGAGIFQLNSKSVRFRVAKTTPNKVGQFVAFWEKDDANKNQAFSCDKATDLLVINTFASGNRLGQFVFPKEVLLKHNILKTATTKGKMAMRVYPLWDKPTNKQAINTQKWQLEYFFEFNNPNNPHPDVLQLYS
- a CDS encoding ABC transporter substrate-binding protein; its protein translation is MLTYFQQKRFTPMLVSLLVIIFVVLAGCGNNEKEVSGNKETSSDTNTSDNKPYTIEHAMGKTEIKGTPKRVVVLTNEGTEALLALGIKPVGAVQSWLGNPWYDHIKKDMDGVEVVGVEHEVNVEKIASLKPDLIIGTKIRQEAIYDKLRAIAPTVFSETLRGDWKDNFELYAKALNKEEEGKKVLSAFADHVAEVKEKLGDKVNQEVSVVRFMAGTSRIYYTDSFSGVILDELGFKRAKQQKSLFTADNQLGNLAIEVGKEAIPKMDADILFYFTYAPQDDQKALDTAKEWTSDSLWKNLDVVKKGNAYEVSDAVWNTAGGVIAANQMLDELEEIMLNK
- a CDS encoding FecCD family ABC transporter permease, encoding MLLLNNRRRIIGLIIGLLLLCTIFIFSIVLGYADTSFKTAVQAFQQFNGSNEHIIIKEVRLPRALIGTIVGSSLAITGALLQALTKNPLASPDILGINSGASFFVIIGLFFFSINSLQAFAWLAFLGAAAAGFIVYFLGSLGNEGLTPIKLTLAGAAMAAMFSSFAHGFLVMNESALEEVLFWMAGSVQGRSLEILFSVLPYMIIGTLLAFLISNKMNVYSMGEDVARGLGQRTGAVKLLIGISVILLSGSSVAVAGPIGFIGIVVPHIVKWLVGNDYRWILPFCGITGGILLLLADIGARFIIMPQEVPVGIMTAIIGTPFFIYIARNGGKSS
- a CDS encoding FecCD family ABC transporter permease, with product MKKYLSLRTANDKVSFLVDRRALFLTSIFFIILLVAFFISAGIGEDYISPWQIISILSGQGSDFDTLIVQSFRMPRILLAILVGMSLAVAGAIIQAVVRNPLASPDIIGITGGASVAIVLFLALFSDMNHSLTISINWMPLAAFIGAAFVAFLLYVLAWKKGVSPVRLVLVGIGLWSLTKALTNLFMILGPIYQASQANIWLTGSVSTADWKKIQIAAPIILLLLILSFIMVRTLNIQDFGEEIVIGLGSKVQQQRLFLLLISTALIGTAVAFAGGIGFVGLMAPHIARKLVGSSFGALLPLSALIGAILVLIADTIGRTLFLPIEVPAGIFTAAIGAPYFIFLLYKQRKV